The following coding sequences are from one Pigmentibacter ruber window:
- a CDS encoding bL35 family ribosomal protein, with protein MAKSKAKIKAKVAKSKGKVNKAIKNKKSAAKRYKLTATGLVKVPHSGKQHLAKSKNRSRKNRLKKAKIMRAESSRLVARCIPNGL; from the coding sequence ATGGCAAAGTCAAAAGCTAAAATTAAAGCCAAAGTTGCTAAATCCAAAGGGAAAGTTAATAAGGCTATCAAAAATAAAAAGTCTGCAGCTAAACGCTATAAGTTAACTGCAACTGGTCTTGTTAAAGTTCCACACAGTGGTAAGCAACACTTGGCTAAATCAAAGAACCGTAGCCGTAAAAATCGCTTGAAAAAAGCGAAGATTATGCGTGCTGAAAGTTCAAGATTAGTAGCCCGTTGTATTCCAAACGGACTTTAA